A region of the Betaproteobacteria bacterium genome:
TGATATCTGGCGAGGACGCGGCTCGACCGTCCCCGTATGAAATTCGAATGCCCCGCGCTTCAGGTCGCGAAAGTAGTGCCCAAGCGTGTTGCGCACCGTAGCAAACGCGAGCTCAGCCCAGGGAACTTCTTCCTCGCCGAATAGACCGACCTCCAGAGTTTCGTAACCGGCGGAGAAGTGCAGGTCGAGCAGGCGAGCCCGAAAAAGCATGTAGACCTGGCCAATGTGGGGCAAGCTGTAGAGGGCGTAGAGTTGCTCGATCTCGACCCGAGCG
Encoded here:
- a CDS encoding NUDIX hydrolase, whose product is MKFCSNCGGILSLRVPDGDTAQRHVCDSCNTVHYLNPKLIVGCIPEWEGRILLCRRGIDPRYGLWTVPAGFMELNESAQDGALRETLEEANARVEIEQLYALYSLPHIGQVYMLFRARLLDLHFSAGYETLEVGLFGEEEVPWAELAFATVRNTLGHYFRDLKRGAFEFHTGTVEPRPRQIS